The Geothrix sp. genome window below encodes:
- the pyrR gene encoding bifunctional pyr operon transcriptional regulator/uracil phosphoribosyltransferase PyrR produces the protein MPEAQGPCPMDPGQMDAALKRLAVDLMARLQPEEEVVLLGIRSRGLPLAERLAILLRAATGAQVPVGSLDITLYRDDLTEMVGSPIVRPTEIPFTLKERTVVLVDDVLYTGRTVRAALDALLDHGRPHRVMLLVLADRSGRELPIQADLAGLRVEIPPGHRVAVKLKEIDGEDSVTVEAC, from the coding sequence ATGCCCGAAGCCCAAGGCCCCTGCCCCATGGACCCTGGCCAGATGGACGCCGCCCTCAAGCGCCTCGCCGTCGATCTGATGGCCCGCCTCCAGCCTGAGGAGGAGGTGGTCCTCCTCGGCATCCGGTCCCGGGGCCTGCCCCTGGCCGAGCGCCTGGCCATCCTCCTCCGGGCCGCCACCGGGGCCCAGGTGCCCGTGGGCTCCCTGGACATCACCCTCTACCGGGACGACCTCACCGAAATGGTGGGCAGCCCCATCGTCCGCCCCACGGAAATCCCCTTCACGCTGAAGGAACGCACCGTCGTGCTGGTCGACGATGTCCTCTACACGGGCCGCACCGTCCGGGCCGCCCTGGACGCCCTGTTGGATCACGGACGACCCCACCGCGTCATGCTCCTGGTCCTGGCGGACCGCAGCGGCCGGGAACTGCCCATCCAGGCAGATCTGGCCGGGCTCCGGGTGGAGATCCCCCCTGGCCACCGCGTGGCGGTGAAGCTCAAGGAAATCGATGGCGAAGACAGCGTCACCGTGGAGGCCTGCTGA
- the gpmI gene encoding 2,3-bisphosphoglycerate-independent phosphoglycerate mutase: MTRPMIQGPITLLILDGFGDGPRNAFDATFVAAMPRFNALRKVYATTQLQTSGEAVGLPEGQFGNSEVGHMNLGAGRVVWQELTRIDAAIRRGTFRENAAMGALLAGLKASGRRLHLMGLVSDGGVHSHQTHLAALAQWAQAEGVPTTIHAITDGRDTGQKSADGYLQWLAFQLRACPLVTLGSVCGRYTAMDRDQRWERTEQAWKLYVDGEAPHQAPDALAALAAAYARGETDEFVAPTKLDAFHPIADGDGVLFFNFRADRARQMCHALVHPAFHGFKPKHRPAVKLVTFTAYDIELEPFVSVAYPPQSLDHILGELVSAQGWKQFRTAETEKYAHVTYFFNGGREAPFAGEERRLVPSPKVATYDLQPEMSLAEVSQGLETAIRSGQYRLLVCNLANPDMIGHTGDLGAAITACEVVDAAMGRLADATLAMGGALFITADHGNCECMRDESGNPHTAHTLNPVPAVLVAPGFEARQLRSGGALRDVAPTLLKLFGLEQPSAMDGVSLI; the protein is encoded by the coding sequence ATGACCCGCCCCATGATCCAAGGCCCCATCACCCTCCTCATCCTCGACGGTTTCGGCGATGGTCCCCGGAATGCCTTCGACGCCACCTTCGTGGCCGCCATGCCGCGCTTCAATGCTTTGCGGAAGGTCTACGCCACGACGCAGCTCCAGACCAGCGGCGAGGCCGTGGGCCTGCCCGAGGGCCAGTTCGGCAATTCGGAAGTGGGCCACATGAACCTTGGGGCCGGACGGGTGGTCTGGCAGGAGCTCACCCGCATCGACGCCGCCATCCGGCGCGGCACCTTCCGCGAGAACGCGGCCATGGGCGCCCTGCTGGCCGGTCTCAAGGCCTCGGGCCGGCGCCTGCACCTGATGGGCCTGGTGAGCGACGGGGGCGTCCACAGCCACCAGACCCACCTGGCTGCCCTGGCCCAGTGGGCCCAGGCCGAGGGCGTGCCGACGACGATCCACGCCATCACCGATGGCCGCGACACGGGCCAGAAGAGCGCCGACGGCTACCTCCAGTGGCTCGCCTTCCAGCTGCGGGCCTGCCCCCTGGTGACCCTCGGCTCGGTCTGCGGGCGCTACACGGCCATGGACCGGGACCAGCGCTGGGAGCGCACGGAGCAGGCCTGGAAGCTGTATGTGGACGGCGAAGCCCCCCACCAGGCCCCGGACGCCTTGGCCGCCCTGGCCGCCGCGTACGCCCGGGGCGAGACCGACGAGTTCGTGGCCCCGACAAAGCTCGACGCCTTTCACCCCATCGCGGACGGCGACGGGGTGCTGTTCTTCAACTTCCGCGCCGACCGGGCCCGCCAGATGTGCCATGCCCTGGTGCATCCCGCCTTCCATGGCTTCAAGCCGAAGCACCGGCCCGCGGTGAAGCTCGTCACCTTCACTGCCTACGACATCGAACTGGAGCCCTTCGTCTCGGTGGCCTACCCGCCCCAGAGCCTCGACCACATCCTCGGCGAGCTCGTCAGCGCCCAGGGCTGGAAGCAATTCCGCACCGCCGAGACCGAGAAGTACGCCCATGTGACCTACTTCTTCAACGGCGGCCGGGAAGCCCCCTTCGCGGGGGAGGAGCGCCGCCTGGTGCCCTCGCCCAAGGTGGCCACCTACGACCTGCAGCCCGAGATGAGCCTGGCGGAGGTGAGCCAGGGCCTCGAGACGGCCATCCGGTCGGGTCAGTACCGCCTGCTGGTCTGCAACCTGGCCAACCCGGACATGATCGGCCACACGGGCGACCTGGGCGCCGCCATCACCGCCTGCGAGGTCGTGGACGCCGCCATGGGCCGCCTCGCCGACGCCACCCTGGCCATGGGCGGCGCCCTCTTCATCACGGCCGACCACGGCAACTGCGAGTGCATGCGGGATGAAAGCGGCAACCCCCACACGGCCCACACCCTGAACCCCGTGCCGGCGGTGCTGGTGGCGCCGGGCTTCGAGGCCCGCCAGCTTCGCAGCGGCGGGGCCCTCCGCGATGTGGCGCCCACCCTCCTGAAGCTCTTCGGTCTGGAGCAGCCCAGTGCCATGGATGGGGTTAGTCTGATCTGA
- a CDS encoding aspartate carbamoyltransferase catalytic subunit has protein sequence MTAERYVFPHKHLLGIEPLSPQDITALLDQARAFEEVCERPSIKIVPALRKKLVVNLFFENSTRTRNSFEIAEKRLSAEIINFDADTSSLNKGETLIDTAMNLEAMHPDLIVMRHSAPGAHALLARHMKASIVNAGDGAHEHPTQALLDAYTLRKHFGKLEGLRVAIVGDIRNSRVVRSNLWLLTRMGAKVTLVGPPTLVPQEMKATWPSIDISHDFDAVIPKQDAIMMLRAQFERGTGAYIPGQGEYSRFFQLNPARMQRAKKDVVVLHPGPINRGLEITSEVADGPRNLILDQVTNGVPVRMAVLYLLSHPHGEQVP, from the coding sequence ATGACCGCGGAACGCTATGTCTTCCCCCACAAGCACTTGCTCGGCATCGAACCCCTCAGCCCCCAGGACATCACGGCCCTGCTGGACCAAGCCCGGGCCTTCGAGGAGGTCTGTGAGCGCCCCAGCATCAAGATCGTCCCGGCCCTGCGCAAGAAGCTGGTGGTGAACCTCTTCTTCGAGAACAGCACCCGCACCCGCAACAGCTTCGAGATCGCCGAGAAGCGCCTCTCGGCCGAAATCATCAACTTCGACGCCGACACCAGCAGCCTCAACAAGGGCGAGACCCTCATCGACACGGCCATGAACCTGGAGGCCATGCACCCGGACCTCATCGTCATGCGCCACAGCGCCCCCGGGGCCCATGCGCTCCTGGCCCGGCACATGAAGGCCAGCATCGTGAACGCCGGCGATGGCGCCCACGAGCACCCCACCCAGGCCCTGCTGGATGCCTACACCCTGCGCAAGCACTTCGGCAAGCTCGAGGGCCTGCGGGTGGCCATCGTGGGCGACATCCGCAACAGCCGGGTCGTGCGCTCAAACCTCTGGCTGCTCACCCGCATGGGCGCCAAGGTCACCCTCGTTGGTCCCCCCACCCTGGTGCCTCAGGAGATGAAGGCCACCTGGCCCTCCATCGACATCAGCCACGACTTCGACGCGGTGATCCCCAAGCAGGACGCCATCATGATGCTGCGCGCGCAGTTCGAGCGCGGCACCGGCGCCTACATCCCCGGCCAGGGCGAGTACAGCCGCTTCTTCCAGCTCAATCCGGCCCGCATGCAGCGCGCGAAGAAGGATGTGGTCGTCCTGCACCCCGGGCCCATCAACCGCGGCCTGGAGATCACCAGCGAGGTGGCCGACGGCCCCCGGAACCTGATCCTCGACCAGGTGACCAACGGTGTGCCCGTCCGCATGGCCGTGCTCTACCTGCTGTCCCACCCCCACGGAGAGCAGGTGCCCTAA
- a CDS encoding response regulator, which produces MKILIVDDSSTMRRIIINTLSRIGYTDVVEGENGKSGLEKLGQGGVEMIITDWNMPEMDGLEFVKTVRGQNPAIPILMVTTNAAKEDIVEALQAGVNNYVVKPFTPETLKEKIESLLG; this is translated from the coding sequence GTGAAGATCCTCATCGTGGACGATTCCTCGACGATGCGGCGCATCATCATCAACACCCTGTCCCGCATCGGCTACACCGATGTGGTGGAAGGTGAAAACGGCAAGTCCGGGCTGGAAAAGCTCGGCCAGGGCGGTGTGGAGATGATCATCACCGACTGGAACATGCCGGAGATGGATGGCCTCGAGTTCGTGAAGACCGTGCGTGGCCAGAATCCGGCCATTCCGATCCTCATGGTGACCACCAACGCCGCCAAGGAGGACATCGTGGAGGCCCTCCAGGCCGGCGTGAACAACTACGTGGTGAAGCCGTTCACCCCGGAGACCCTCAAGGAAAAGATCGAATCCCTCCTGGGGTAG
- a CDS encoding PilZ domain-containing protein yields MSQERRHYQRIPMEAALSFQELSFHKGETPAVSSYRDVSIGGLLVDSPRAYPLGTLLKLEIRVPGWGRFQNHFGPAQEADVRPLVALGTVVRVEQLDEGGYELGVKFQNVYPDDLEALMKFVAASAPPSPL; encoded by the coding sequence ATGAGCCAGGAAAGGCGACATTACCAAAGGATTCCCATGGAAGCCGCCCTGAGCTTCCAGGAGCTCAGCTTCCACAAGGGCGAAACCCCCGCCGTCAGCAGCTACCGGGATGTCTCCATCGGGGGGCTCTTGGTTGACTCCCCCCGGGCCTACCCCCTGGGAACCCTCCTCAAGCTGGAGATCCGTGTGCCCGGCTGGGGCCGGTTCCAGAACCACTTCGGTCCCGCCCAGGAGGCCGATGTCCGCCCCCTGGTCGCCCTGGGCACCGTGGTCCGCGTCGAACAGTTGGACGAAGGAGGCTACGAACTGGGCGTCAAGTTCCAGAATGTGTACCCGGATGACCTCGAAGCGCTCATGAAGTTCGTGGCGGCCTCCGCCCCCCCGTCCCCCCTCTGA